TGCTGCCTTCGGGGGCGGTGCGGCCCTCTGCCCAGGTATTGATCCCTAGGTGGTGGTGGTAGCCCCCCACGGCGAGAAAGCGCGCGCCAGGGTAGTTGCGCTGGGTGAGTTGCATGTTTGTGCTTTGGGCGAAAAACCGTTCGGCTTCGTCGAGGTCCGCCACGTGAAGGTGGAGGTGGCCGAGGAGGGTATCGGGGGAGAGGGGGGCGGGTCTGGGGGCCGCTGTGAGCAACCGATCCAGGTCGAGCCGCCGGGAGTACATCGCCACCCCGCTACGGCTTCGAGGCCACTCGGAGCGGGGGCGGTCGCGGTATAGCTCGAGCCCATTGCCTTCCGGGTCGCGCAGGTACAAGGCTTCCGAGACCCCGTGGTCGGAAGCCCCTTCCCAACTCGGGTAGCGGGCTTCAACGAGCCGCCGGAACACCGCCGCCAGGCTGCTCTGGTCGGGCAGGAGCAGGGCGAAGTGGTACAGGCCCAACGAGGGTTGAGGGCGCAGCGGCGCGCTGGGATCGTGGAGCAGCTCGAGGGTAAACCCTTTACCCTGGGGGGCTAGCCGGGTCAGGTCGCCGCCTTGCTCGAGGACCTCTAGGCCGAGCAGGTCGCGGTAGAAGTCCAGCTCGGCCTCTAAATCCTTGACCCGCAAGCAGAGGCTTCGCAGGGGCCAACGCATGGGGTTAGCCTACAATCACGCTTTAGAATTAAAAGTGTACTGGCTCGCCCCCAGCAGGGCCTCCCAAGGTCGAGGAGATTGACGGTGGTGAAGGGCTGAGCGCGGGTCACGGGAGAGGTCGGGGTCAGCGGGGGGCTTCAAACCCACCGCCTTCAGGGGATGTAGCAGCCCCTCCTACGTGGTCCCAGAGCATGGCGAGCGGCGGATGGGCCATCCGTAGTGTCCAAGCCGTCCAAGTCGCCGGTCACACGGCGACGCAAAGCGCTTGGGGAGCCCCGGTAAGACCTACACGCGAGCGGTGATGAACCAAGGGCCCCACCGGCTTCCCGCCACGGCGAGGGAGTGTCAACCTAAGGCCATGCGCCCGACATCCAGTTCGACTTTGTGGTTAGAACTCCTCGGTGGCCTTTTGATCGTGCTAGGAGCCCTGTTGGCCTGGTGGGCGTACACGCTGGCCAACTACCCTCCCGACGCGGGCCTCAGCCGGGCTTTGGCGAACGTACGGGTGGACTTCCCCGGTTTCTTGGAGGGGATCGCCAGGCGGATTTCGGCGTTTGGGGCTATCCTGGCGGCGCTGGGGGCGGGGCTTTTTTTCGGGGCGGTGTACCTGGTGCGCTTTTTCCGCTTGCTGCTGGGGGTGGCGGCGGTGTTTGCGGTAGGGGTTTGGTTTTGGATCGTGGTCTTGAAGGCCTAGGTTTTGTGGGAAGTGCAGCCCGATCTACCGCCTGAAGGCCACCAGTTCAATGGTCTGGCGGCTCGAGACGGTCTTGACCAGCCCTACTCCCTCGGCGTACCAGCTGGTGCTTTGGAATTGCTGGTTGAAGGGGAAGCTCAAGAGGCCAAACCTGGCGTCGATTTTAAAAGTGGTGGTGGTCTCCACCCTAAAGGCCTCAAAGCGCCCTGCCGGGACGCTCACGGTTTCTTTGCCGCTTACCCGGTAGCGCACCTCGAGCGTTCCTTTCCCCCAGATCTTGGGCCCTTGGGTGGTCTCGCCCTGGATATCCGCCACGTACCCCCAGGAGCTTCCCACCGCCCACCTGTCATAAGGAGGGATGGCCACCCCGGTAACATTACCCACTTCGACCTTGAAACCCTCGAAACCGGCGAAGTCTATGGGGACCAGCCCTTCCGGGGTGCAGCGGTAACGCTCGGTGCGCTCGAGCTTTTCCCCCTTGCTCACCTGAACAAAACCCTGGCTGCTGAGGTTGGTCTTGCGCTGGATATAGACCCCAGCGCTCTCGCCGCCGGTGATGCGATACTGCCACTCCAGGCCCTCGCGGGTAGGGGAGAAGGGTTGGTCGCAGAGCTGGGCCACAGCCCATCCCCAAGCCAGGATCAGGACGAGCCAGAGCGGACGCACATAGGGAAGTTTAGGAGAGCCGCCACACAGAAGCGTGAGGATCAGCGGACTAGCGAGTTTCCCGGCTCCCTAACACCGCCGCCACGACCCCCACCAGCAGTACTCCCGCCCCAAGCAGGACGGGCAGGCCGGGAAGTTCGCCGAAGACGAAATAGGCCAGCAGGCTCGCCCCCACCGGCTCAAAAAGGATCGCCAGCGTCACCAGCACCGGGGCCACCCAACGCACCGCCCAGTTGAAGCTGGTGTGCCCGATAAGCTGGGGAATCAAGGCCATAAGGAGGATCCACGCATAGGCTTGGGTAGGGTAGCCCAGGTAGGGAGTACCGAATAGAAAAGGGAGCGGCAGCAGTACGAGGGCAGCCGCACTATAGGCGACCGCGGCGTAAAGACCGATGGGAAACCCCCGCTGTTGGGCTTCCCGCCCCAGCAGAAAATAAAACGAGACCGCTACCGCTCCCGCCACGGCCAGGAAGTTTCCCAAAGCCGGGTTGGGGCCGGGGTTGGAGCCTCCCCCCAGGGCGATGATCAGCCCTCCGATGAAGGCCACCGTGATCCCCAAGATCGTAAGCCGTGCCGGGGGCTGCTTGAGCCAGACCCAGGAGATCAGGGCGACCCAGATGGGGTTGGTGTTGACCAGGGTCACGCTGGCGGCGATGGAGGTGTAGGAGATGGAGGTGATCCAGGTGGCGAAGTGAACGGCCAGAAACACGCCCGCCAGGATGGCATAGCGCCAGGCTCCGGCCCTTAGCTTGGCCTTGCGCAACGCTCTCCAGGCGGGGAGCAGGACCAGCGAGGCCAGGGTGAGCCGCAGGGCGCTCACCACCAGGCTGAATCCCACGCCCTGTACCGCGGCGGCCTCGGTCGCTAACCGAACAAAGATCGAGCCAAAGGACACCGCCAACACCCCGGCGACCAGGACAAAGAGGACGGTGAGGCTCGAGGGCCGTGGGAGCGAAGGGTGCATGGCCCCGATTTTCGCATGTACGCCCACTGCCGTGCTAGTGGGATATACTTCACTGCATAAGTGGAGGTGGCGATGGTACACGTGGCTGTGCCAAAGGAAGCCGCACCAGAGGAGCGCCGGGTAGCCCTCACTCCGGAGGTGGTGGCCCGGCTGGTCAAGGAGGGCTGCGCGGTGCGGCTCGAGCACGGGGCCGGGGAGGGGGCGTTTTTCTCCGATGAGGCGTTTCACCAAGCCGGGGCCGAGATTGTGGAGGCTCACGAGCTATACTCGGGGGTCGAGGTGGTCTTCTCGGTGGGGCCGCTGCCCTGGGAAGCGATCCACCAACTATCCGCGGGTACGGTGCTGGTTAGTTTCCAGTACCCCCACCGCGATCCCCAGCGGGTACGGGCCATGGCCGAGCGGGGTTTGTCGGCGCTGGCGATGGAGCTCATCCCCCGCATCACCCGGGCCCAGAGCATGGACGCCCTCTCCAGCCAGGCCACCGTGGCGGGGTACAAGGCCGCGCTGTTAGCGGCGAACCTCTCGAGCCGATTTTTCCCCATGCTCACCACCGCCGCCGGGACCATCCGCCCGGCCAAGGTGCTGGTGATGGGGGTAGGGGTGGCGGGGTTGCAGGCCATCGCTACGGCGCGGCGCTTGGGGGCCAACGTTT
The genomic region above belongs to Meiothermus sp. Pnk-1 and contains:
- a CDS encoding VOC family protein → MRWPLRSLCLRVKDLEAELDFYRDLLGLEVLEQGGDLTRLAPQGKGFTLELLHDPSAPLRPQPSLGLYHFALLLPDQSSLAAVFRRLVEARYPSWEGASDHGVSEALYLRDPEGNGLELYRDRPRSEWPRSRSGVAMYSRRLDLDRLLTAAPRPAPLSPDTLLGHLHLHVADLDEAERFFAQSTNMQLTQRNYPGARFLAVGGYHHHLGINTWAEGRTAPEGSTGLISYTWQSGESRDELETRLNHLGLEFMASSQGFTLTDPNGDALHLLAYPYSPEADPSARRTA
- a CDS encoding NAD(P) transhydrogenase subunit alpha, with translation MVHVAVPKEAAPEERRVALTPEVVARLVKEGCAVRLEHGAGEGAFFSDEAFHQAGAEIVEAHELYSGVEVVFSVGPLPWEAIHQLSAGTVLVSFQYPHRDPQRVRAMAERGLSALAMELIPRITRAQSMDALSSQATVAGYKAALLAANLSSRFFPMLTTAAGTIRPAKVLVMGVGVAGLQAIATARRLGANVWAYDVRKAAAEQALSLGAKVIELPISAEGEGGYARELTEEERRIQQEALAKEIGGMDAVITTAQIPGRTAPVLITQDMVARMAPGAVIVDLAAESGGNCELTRPGEVVEVGGVRIYGPLNLPSELAVHASEMYAKNLYNLSKLLINHGELAPDWSDEILAGALLVQGGQVVHGPTQELIKKEAR
- a CDS encoding DMT family transporter, with product MHPSLPRPSSLTVLFVLVAGVLAVSFGSIFVRLATEAAAVQGVGFSLVVSALRLTLASLVLLPAWRALRKAKLRAGAWRYAILAGVFLAVHFATWITSISYTSIAASVTLVNTNPIWVALISWVWLKQPPARLTILGITVAFIGGLIIALGGGSNPGPNPALGNFLAVAGAVAVSFYFLLGREAQQRGFPIGLYAAVAYSAAALVLLPLPFLFGTPYLGYPTQAYAWILLMALIPQLIGHTSFNWAVRWVAPVLVTLAILFEPVGASLLAYFVFGELPGLPVLLGAGVLLVGVVAAVLGSRETR